From a region of the Fischerella sp. JS2 genome:
- a CDS encoding SMP-30/gluconolactonase/LRE family protein: MSQSVQNVLTARARLGECPVWDSDRQQLFWVDIYNHRVHHFEPATGQDRYFDTGDVVSAIALAGNDRLLVALRDRLAFLSTPTGEITTLYQIEFPHPDTRFNDGKCDSQGRFWIGSVSEAPGQAALYRYDPDGSLHVMETGLTISNGLGWSPDQSTFYLTDSAQHQIYAYDFEAETGTITNRRILVDLGNETVEPDGLAIDCQGNLWSALWDGWCIACFSPAGQEILRVKMPVQRPTCLAFGGSHLSDLYITSASVGLSQKEIQQGLYAGDLFCLSTNFSGMPTQQFLGFSRIQ, from the coding sequence ATGAGCCAATCAGTTCAAAATGTACTTACTGCTCGTGCGCGCTTAGGCGAGTGTCCTGTGTGGGATAGTGATCGCCAGCAGCTTTTTTGGGTTGATATTTATAATCACCGAGTCCACCACTTTGAGCCTGCCACTGGGCAAGATCGCTACTTTGATACAGGCGATGTGGTGAGTGCGATCGCTCTAGCAGGCAATGATCGACTGCTAGTGGCGCTGCGCGATCGCCTTGCTTTTCTCAGCACCCCCACGGGCGAAATCACGACTTTATATCAAATTGAGTTTCCCCATCCCGATACTCGCTTCAATGATGGCAAATGCGATTCCCAAGGGCGCTTTTGGATCGGCTCCGTCAGCGAAGCACCAGGACAGGCAGCACTTTACCGCTATGATCCAGATGGTTCCCTACACGTTATGGAAACAGGGCTAACAATCTCTAACGGGTTAGGCTGGAGTCCCGATCAGTCAACGTTTTACTTAACTGACTCCGCTCAACATCAAATCTATGCCTATGACTTTGAGGCAGAAACGGGAACCATTACCAATCGCCGTATCCTAGTTGACCTTGGTAACGAAACTGTAGAACCGGATGGACTAGCGATCGACTGCCAAGGTAATCTCTGGTCTGCACTGTGGGATGGATGGTGCATTGCCTGCTTTAGCCCAGCAGGACAAGAAATCCTGCGGGTAAAAATGCCAGTGCAGCGCCCTACTTGTCTCGCCTTCGGGGGCAGCCACTTGAGTGACCTTTACATCACCTCTGCATCAGTTGGGCTGAGTCAGAAGGAGATTCAACAGGGGTTATACGCCGGAGATTTATTTTGCCTCTCAACCAACTTCTCCGGAATGCCTACTCAACAGTTTTTGGGTTTCTCAAGAATCCAGTGA
- a CDS encoding YihY/virulence factor BrkB family protein, which yields MIRYIRSTILPSKPAQLLIQTGVKWGQDNCSAMAAALSYYALFSLFPILLVILSVIGALIEPNTEAFQYIKEVVERYLPPEVHDLIKETVTTLNQSSVGAGIVGFSLLLFSASTVFAVLRSSVNQIWRSNSPNSESVSIRQTMLSFIFNQILAFLLVLGTALLLLTSLISNITIKIILKLVATFQNSFSFIQVDELQLTKGLQTSASFLILALAACILFKILPSVYVGWRDVWLAALLTTLLLVGLQQLVSNSVIKIGSHFLSYGVIGSVMILLLWIYLTCEIFFVGCEFSYIYAHLFGSRRRTTVNQLHRLNS from the coding sequence ATGATTCGATATATTCGCTCTACCATCCTGCCTTCAAAACCAGCTCAGCTCCTCATTCAGACAGGGGTAAAGTGGGGTCAAGATAACTGTTCCGCTATGGCAGCCGCTCTTTCGTACTACGCTCTGTTCTCACTGTTTCCGATTCTATTAGTCATCCTCAGCGTTATTGGAGCGCTGATTGAACCGAATACTGAAGCGTTTCAATATATTAAAGAAGTGGTAGAGCGCTATCTACCTCCAGAAGTTCACGATTTGATTAAAGAAACTGTCACTACCCTCAACCAAAGTAGTGTTGGAGCCGGAATCGTTGGATTTAGCTTGCTCTTATTTTCAGCTAGTACAGTATTTGCCGTCCTAAGAAGTTCAGTCAATCAAATTTGGCGATCCAATAGTCCAAATTCTGAATCAGTATCAATTCGTCAGACTATGCTTTCTTTTATTTTTAACCAAATTTTGGCATTTTTATTAGTGCTTGGGACTGCTCTATTATTGCTGACTTCGTTAATCTCCAATATTACCATCAAGATTATCCTGAAACTGGTTGCAACCTTTCAAAATAGCTTTTCCTTCATCCAGGTTGACGAACTGCAATTAACCAAAGGACTGCAAACTAGTGCATCTTTTTTGATTCTGGCTCTAGCTGCCTGCATTTTGTTCAAGATTTTGCCCTCCGTTTATGTCGGTTGGCGGGATGTCTGGTTAGCTGCTCTGCTCACCACTTTGTTGCTAGTAGGATTGCAACAACTTGTTAGCAATAGTGTCATTAAGATCGGTAGCCATTTCCTCTCTTATGGCGTGATTGGCAGCGTCATGATTCTGTTGTTGTGGATTTATCTAACGTGCGAAATCTTCTTCGTTGGCTGCGAGTTTTCCTATATTTATGCACACCTTTTCGGGAGTCGCCGTCGCACAACTGTGAACCAGTTGCATAGACTCAATTCATGA
- a CDS encoding MFS transporter, translating into MNQARTLQFGRQGFWAICLTLFMVAYNVSVMPAIMSSLVLQLNSSVGSIQSILVVFSLVTASFAPTTENLCRFYGRIRVFTIGLILYAIGIALTSLSPTVEMLAISFSLLTGLAATPLISTPWAFANLIDDDKAQEWATLALILASTLGGLSGSLLGGYLASTFGWRWAFAPSLSILLLVLLLRRSLPNLTIRPTQLIDWVGGLLSFVGLGSIFVGMSLAGEFGWWEPKRMFSIAGLVIPPFSLSIVPVLVAVGMITLGFFGFWQRRQANRCGTSLLRVGLLRKRVFVLGVLTAMLHTMIVTGVQFNLYQFVPVVLSLNPFKTALTIIPYNVTMVIVLVAIVKYLVLGNRIAPKYIVCSGIFLVAVGIGILYSSLHPQVTSLELMPGLIIMGVGSGLFLSYISGLTYSAASMHEKPECSGIYNPIQNLGSSLGRGILGTSLVFFASQNIVDRILQNLGKTLPPVQRSEVIAELQQMLQTFSREELKVVFANRVPPSIYPLLRSINLNAATSGIKTSLLIALVLIGICFLLATTLPEHLSNRRS; encoded by the coding sequence ATGAATCAAGCGCGGACGCTTCAATTTGGCCGTCAAGGTTTTTGGGCAATCTGTCTTACCTTATTTATGGTTGCCTACAATGTCAGTGTTATGCCCGCCATCATGTCTTCGCTCGTACTTCAACTCAATTCCAGTGTTGGCTCCATTCAGAGCATTCTAGTCGTTTTTTCCCTTGTAACCGCTTCCTTTGCACCCACAACGGAGAATTTGTGTCGCTTTTACGGTCGAATTCGCGTATTTACTATCGGCTTGATTTTATATGCCATCGGCATTGCGCTCACTTCCCTGAGTCCTACGGTTGAAATGCTGGCGATCAGTTTTTCGCTGTTGACGGGTTTAGCTGCTACGCCCTTAATCAGTACTCCCTGGGCATTTGCAAACTTAATTGATGACGACAAAGCACAAGAGTGGGCAACCTTAGCGCTAATTTTAGCTTCAACGCTGGGTGGCTTATCTGGATCGCTGCTAGGGGGCTACCTTGCCTCCACTTTTGGTTGGCGTTGGGCATTTGCGCCTTCACTGAGTATCCTACTCTTGGTGTTGCTGTTGAGGCGATCGCTGCCAAATTTAACTATTCGCCCTACGCAACTGATCGACTGGGTAGGAGGTTTGCTCTCGTTTGTGGGGCTGGGTTCTATCTTTGTGGGCATGAGCTTGGCAGGAGAATTTGGTTGGTGGGAACCGAAGCGCATGTTTTCAATTGCAGGTTTGGTGATTCCACCGTTTTCACTCTCGATCGTCCCCGTATTAGTTGCCGTTGGGATGATTACTTTAGGGTTCTTTGGTTTCTGGCAACGACGGCAGGCAAACCGATGTGGAACTTCCTTACTGCGAGTCGGACTATTGCGTAAGCGAGTATTTGTACTGGGGGTTCTCACTGCGATGCTGCACACGATGATTGTAACGGGCGTGCAATTTAATCTGTATCAGTTTGTGCCTGTTGTACTGTCGCTGAATCCATTCAAAACGGCGCTCACAATCATACCTTATAACGTAACAATGGTAATCGTGTTAGTTGCGATTGTGAAGTATCTAGTTTTGGGCAACCGCATTGCACCTAAGTATATCGTCTGTAGCGGGATTTTTTTGGTTGCTGTCGGCATTGGCATACTTTACAGCAGCTTGCATCCCCAAGTTACCTCGCTGGAACTGATGCCGGGATTGATCATCATGGGTGTGGGTTCAGGATTATTTTTGTCCTATATTAGCGGACTCACTTACTCAGCTGCGTCGATGCATGAGAAACCAGAATGTTCTGGAATCTACAATCCGATTCAGAATTTGGGCAGTTCGTTAGGGAGAGGGATTCTCGGTACATCGCTCGTATTTTTTGCCTCTCAAAACATTGTTGATCGCATCTTACAAAATCTAGGCAAAACATTGCCACCAGTCCAGCGTAGTGAAGTTATTGCCGAATTACAACAGATGCTTCAGACTTTTTCTAGAGAAGAACTTAAAGTGGTATTTGCCAACAGAGTGCCACCATCAATTTATCCATTGCTGCGATCAATTAACCTGAATGCAGCAACTTCAGGGATCAAAACTTCACTGTTAATTGCCCTCGTCCTCATAGGAATTTGTTTTCTGCTTGCCACAACTTTACCTGAGCATCTTTCCAATCGTCGTTCTTGA
- a CDS encoding amidase, with amino-acid sequence MNSIDLAFTPALEQARLIRRREVSPLELVQIYLERIQRLNPELGSYFTVTAEQAIADAQAKTEMLANSNELPPFFGVPISIKDLNPVAGVPCTFGNPALVNNILDFDDGVVTRIKQAGFILLGKTATSEIGSFPYTEPTGFPPARNPWNLEYTPGGSSGGAAAAVAAGLCAIAQGSDGGGSIRGPAACCGLVGIKPARGRVTHAPVGDRLSGIATNGPIARTVADAAALLDVMSGYVTGDPYWLSDPEPSFLVASKERIGKLRIAYGTAISPIGTADANCQQGVLQTVKLLEELGHTVEEKSPDFSGLVEPFQTVWQTSVATSGLPPEVLQPMNRWLLTRNGSAGEYLQAVYQMQMVSRQIVAFFDSVDILVLPVYLHSPIRVGEWAHLTPEKTFQKIVNWVAPCPPANATGLPAIAIPVGFDANGLPMSVQLVGKPAAEATLISLAAQIETAKPWIEHRPAFAT; translated from the coding sequence ATGAACTCAATAGACTTAGCCTTTACCCCAGCCCTTGAACAAGCACGATTGATCCGTCGTCGGGAAGTGTCGCCGTTAGAGTTGGTGCAGATATATTTAGAAAGAATTCAACGCCTCAATCCCGAACTGGGAAGTTATTTTACGGTAACGGCAGAACAAGCGATCGCTGATGCTCAAGCCAAGACAGAAATGTTGGCAAATAGCAATGAACTACCACCGTTTTTCGGTGTACCAATTTCGATTAAAGACCTTAACCCGGTGGCTGGTGTCCCTTGTACCTTTGGTAATCCAGCGTTAGTCAACAACATTCTTGATTTTGATGATGGTGTAGTAACGCGGATTAAGCAAGCCGGGTTTATTCTGCTTGGTAAAACTGCTACTTCCGAAATTGGTTCATTTCCTTACACAGAACCTACGGGTTTTCCACCAGCGAGAAATCCGTGGAATTTAGAGTATACTCCTGGTGGTTCTAGTGGTGGTGCAGCCGCCGCAGTTGCAGCTGGGTTGTGTGCGATCGCTCAAGGTTCTGATGGTGGTGGTTCAATTCGTGGCCCTGCGGCTTGTTGTGGCTTGGTGGGCATCAAGCCAGCTAGAGGACGAGTCACCCATGCACCTGTAGGCGATCGCCTCAGTGGAATTGCGACTAATGGCCCTATTGCCCGTACTGTGGCTGATGCAGCTGCTCTTTTAGATGTAATGTCTGGCTATGTCACTGGCGATCCTTATTGGTTAAGCGATCCTGAACCATCATTTTTGGTTGCCAGTAAAGAAAGAATTGGCAAACTACGTATTGCTTATGGTACAGCTATTTCACCGATTGGTACAGCAGACGCTAATTGTCAACAAGGCGTACTGCAAACAGTGAAATTACTAGAAGAACTCGGTCACACAGTCGAAGAAAAAAGCCCAGATTTTAGCGGTTTAGTAGAACCATTTCAAACTGTATGGCAAACGAGTGTAGCTACTTCCGGTCTTCCTCCTGAAGTTTTGCAGCCGATGAATCGTTGGTTACTAACACGCAATGGCTCTGCTGGCGAATACCTGCAAGCAGTTTATCAAATGCAGATGGTGTCGCGGCAAATTGTCGCTTTTTTTGATTCAGTGGATATACTAGTGCTACCAGTATATTTGCATTCACCTATTCGTGTGGGTGAATGGGCGCATCTCACCCCGGAAAAAACATTTCAAAAGATTGTGAATTGGGTTGCTCCTTGTCCACCAGCCAATGCTACTGGCCTACCTGCGATCGCAATTCCTGTTGGTTTTGACGCTAATGGCTTACCCATGAGTGTGCAGCTAGTTGGCAAACCTGCTGCCGAAGCCACTCTCATCAGTTTAGCCGCTCAAATCGAAACTGCAAAACCTTGGATTGAGCATCGTCCGGCATTTGCTACTTAA
- a CDS encoding YtxH domain-containing protein — protein MSNNRSGVFIGGLMLGATIGALTGLLMAPRTGRETRKLLKKSADALPELAEDLSTSVQIQADRLSANALRNWDETLERLREAIAVGIDASQRESQVMKQKNQPDTPTTASSTVADSDSLPKHVDN, from the coding sequence ATGTCTAATAACCGTTCTGGAGTATTTATTGGCGGTTTAATGCTAGGAGCAACCATCGGTGCTTTGACCGGTTTGCTTATGGCTCCGCGTACTGGACGCGAAACGCGTAAACTGTTGAAAAAATCTGCTGACGCACTGCCAGAATTAGCAGAAGATTTATCAACTAGTGTCCAAATTCAGGCTGATCGCCTATCTGCCAATGCACTGCGAAACTGGGATGAGACTTTAGAACGACTGCGGGAAGCGATCGCAGTCGGTATTGATGCTAGTCAACGGGAAAGCCAAGTAATGAAACAGAAAAATCAACCAGACACGCCAACTACGGCTAGCAGCACAGTGGCTGACTCAGATTCTCTTCCCAAGCATGTAGATAACTAA
- a CDS encoding DUF948 domain-containing protein, producing the protein MSEPLFWLGLSIFLVAISLTAVLVVAIPALQELARAARSAEKLFDTLSRELPPTLDAIRMAGLEINELTDDVSEGVKSASGVVKQVDQSLNSAKQQAQNIQINTRSVFVGVKAAWKSFTRSKPAKRTSDRLLMNQKGTLKSRERESLRQYNRSTKSELYRNQDSYKDTVDWESDDTQDWQEEE; encoded by the coding sequence GTGAGTGAACCGCTGTTTTGGCTGGGACTATCTATATTCCTGGTGGCCATCAGTCTAACTGCTGTTTTGGTGGTGGCTATACCAGCTTTGCAGGAGTTAGCACGTGCTGCTCGTAGTGCTGAAAAGTTATTTGATACCCTCTCGCGAGAGCTACCACCAACTCTGGATGCTATCCGTATGGCAGGCTTGGAAATCAATGAATTGACTGATGATGTGAGTGAAGGAGTTAAAAGTGCTTCTGGGGTTGTTAAACAAGTTGATCAAAGTTTGAACAGCGCTAAACAGCAGGCTCAAAATATTCAAATCAACACGCGTAGTGTATTTGTTGGCGTTAAAGCTGCATGGAAAAGTTTTACCCGCTCTAAACCTGCAAAAAGGACAAGCGATCGCTTATTGATGAATCAAAAAGGAACACTAAAATCAAGAGAAAGAGAATCACTCAGACAGTATAATCGCTCTACAAAATCAGAACTGTATCGAAATCAAGATAGCTACAAAGATACTGTTGACTGGGAAAGTGACGACACCCAGGATTGGCAAGAAGAAGAATAG
- a CDS encoding DUF6745 domain-containing protein, which translates to MSYQFATLSLEQENLVPIYQRKWRNIALSTQRIDRKKAAEAVKEVYAFCGLAMPEVVFCESPYEAMSKALPSCENLMIPRLVQKLLQLRLRILKLFPAQARYYQDPIAIQRPDNINVHIHTTLYYQFLSYMKSLEQQLKTELGYLIELEIEVNLSALYHQLQNELGKQYDSNFIPAATFCSYCSWLEFWKSALNYTADQELLQLFQSLAKSCGWIFPYKRVAVVCDRPTKLCFDSDNRLHAEGETAIEFADGYKLYAYHGVTLPEKYGKLHPQQWQAQWLLQEDNAELRRVLIQGIGYARMIEQLQASELDRYQEYTLLKIENDVDVEPIYLLKMTCPSTGYIHVLRVPPNVQSAQEAITWANWGVAPAEFAMQT; encoded by the coding sequence ATGTCATACCAATTTGCAACACTAAGTCTAGAACAGGAGAATTTAGTTCCAATTTATCAACGCAAGTGGAGAAATATTGCTCTTTCAACTCAGCGAATTGACCGAAAAAAAGCAGCTGAGGCAGTTAAAGAAGTTTATGCTTTTTGTGGTCTTGCTATGCCAGAAGTTGTATTCTGTGAAAGCCCTTATGAGGCTATGAGTAAGGCTTTACCAAGTTGTGAAAATTTAATGATTCCACGCTTAGTGCAGAAATTGTTACAATTGCGTTTACGTATATTAAAGTTATTTCCGGCTCAGGCAAGATATTATCAAGATCCTATTGCTATTCAAAGACCAGATAATATTAATGTACACATTCACACCACATTGTATTATCAATTTCTTTCTTACATGAAATCTTTAGAACAGCAGTTAAAAACTGAATTAGGATATCTCATTGAGTTAGAAATTGAAGTAAATTTATCAGCACTGTATCATCAACTGCAAAATGAATTAGGCAAACAATATGACAGTAACTTCATACCTGCTGCTACATTTTGCAGCTATTGCAGTTGGTTAGAATTTTGGAAATCTGCATTAAATTACACTGCTGATCAAGAGTTATTGCAGTTATTTCAATCTTTGGCTAAATCTTGTGGTTGGATTTTTCCTTATAAAAGAGTAGCAGTAGTGTGCGATCGCCCCACCAAACTGTGCTTTGATAGCGACAACCGCCTTCACGCTGAAGGTGAAACTGCGATTGAATTTGCCGACGGATACAAACTTTACGCCTATCACGGTGTTACTTTACCAGAAAAATACGGCAAGCTACACCCCCAACAATGGCAAGCACAATGGTTATTACAAGAAGATAACGCTGAACTACGACGAGTATTGATTCAGGGTATCGGCTACGCTCGTATGATTGAACAATTACAAGCATCTGAGTTAGATCGGTATCAAGAATATACATTATTAAAAATAGAGAACGATGTAGATGTAGAACCGATTTATTTATTAAAGATGACTTGTCCCAGCACAGGATATATTCATGTGTTACGTGTGCCACCAAATGTACAATCAGCACAAGAAGCAATTACTTGGGCGAATTGGGGAGTTGCACCAGCAGAATTTGCCATGCAAACTTGA
- a CDS encoding GFA family protein, whose product MTANIQESITYTGGCHCGAVRFQVVVDRHKADDCNCSICRKKGFLHLIVPQGKFTLLQGDDVLTTYTFNTGVAQHKFCRICGIHSFYIPRSHPDSIDVNIRCLDGDVVKNFEIVPFDGANWEQNIHKLR is encoded by the coding sequence ATGACAGCCAATATCCAAGAATCAATTACATATACAGGCGGATGCCATTGTGGCGCAGTACGTTTTCAAGTTGTAGTTGATAGGCATAAAGCCGATGATTGCAACTGTTCTATTTGCAGAAAAAAAGGATTTCTGCATTTAATCGTGCCACAAGGTAAATTTACATTACTCCAAGGCGATGATGTATTAACAACTTACACATTTAATACAGGAGTTGCCCAGCATAAATTTTGTCGCATTTGTGGAATACACTCTTTTTATATTCCTCGTAGTCATCCAGACAGCATAGATGTTAACATCCGTTGTCTAGATGGTGATGTAGTGAAAAACTTTGAAATTGTACCTTTCGACGGGGCAAATTGGGAGCAAAATATACACAAGTTGCGTTAA